A segment of the Moorena sp. SIOASIH genome:
GTACTTGCATATTATGGTATCGACAAAGCTATTCATGATAATCAACATAAAGAATTATATAAAAAAAATTGTCATCTTCTTTATTCAGATGCAGATGAATATTGCTTATTAAAAGCATTAGACAATCAAGATTTAAAAAACTTTAAAAAAAATCGCGAAGAAGTAGATAAACAAGAAGTTGATATTTATAGTAAACAATTCCGAAAAATTAGAAAATTTTATCAAAAAAATCATTTAAATTGGTGGTGTGGTTTACATAGTCTTACTGATTATGGCAAAACACTAACAAATCAAAAAAATACCAAAAATCATTTTATTATAACTCGTAAAGATATGGATGATGTTTTAATTTTAAAAAACCATTTCAAGATTCAAATACCCGATCTAAAAGTATTTGATTATAGTCATTCTGTCAAATATGGCGGTAAAGTAGATTTTATTGAAAGGTTTTTAGATAACCATCCAGAATATAATAAGGCTGTTTTAGTTGATGATAAAATAGAAAATTTGTGTAAATCTTCAAAAGTTAAGTGTTATTTCGCCTCTTGGGGTTATGGCAAAGGAAATAATGAATTTGAAACATATAAGGTTAGTTGAACAGTAGTTAAATTTATGAAGTCTACATTACATATTTCAAAAAACTCGATAGATCAATGCATAGAAAAAATCATAATAAATGAAAAAATAGACGGTAGTGTTATAGGTCCAAGTGTCTATTCAATGAATTGTTTTGCTCCTATTTACGAGCATGTTAATAAAAATAAGCTCCCGATCATAGTACCAAAATTTCCTTTAATTTATTCAAATATTGATAAATTAAAGTTTACTACCAGTGGTCAACGTTTTTTAGTTTTTGGGGGGGGAAGTCTCATAGATTTTGTAAAAGTTTGTGCTAAACGGGATGAAATTTATTTAACTGTTTTGTTATCTTCTATTTCAAATGATGGATTTTCATCTAATTTTAGTTCCTTAAAGCCCGATGAAAAGTCATATAATCAGAGTTATCCATCAAAAGCACCTCAGTCGGTTTATGCTTGTTTGCCCTTATTAACTAAGCACATGCCACATAAATTTTGGGTTAGTGCTCTGGGTGAATTATTATCAAAATTGAATGTGTTGGAGGACTTAAAAGTTGATAATAAAGTCAAGGAATTTGATCAAACACCTTTTTATCAAATTGAACGATTTATCAAGAAATACACAAAACGTAATGAAAACTCATTAATCGAAATAATCAAACAGCTTTACTCATTTTCTTTATTAATGAAAAATGATAGTAGTTGGTGTAGCCGTTCTGAACACGAATTTGAGAAGTTATATGCAGATAGTAAAATGTCACACGGTCAATTAGTTTTAATGGGTGCTTTAGTTGCTATGAAGATAAGATGTATTTATAAATTACCTGATTTATATGAGCGGTTATTATATTATTGTCGAAAATTAGAAATAAGCTTAGAATTAAAACAAGGATTTGATACTATTATAGAATCGAATACTTATAAAAGAATGAAAAAACTATCTTCAGTACGACCCGAAAGATTTGGGTTGTGGAATCTTGTCGATTCCACAACCGTTGACTGGAAAATGATTATCAAACAAATAATAAAGGAGTTATAGCTATCGTGATTAAACCGAATCACATTACATTATTTAGATTGATTTTAATTTTTATAGCTTTTGTTTCATGGTATCTTGTTCCCCCTCAAGACTATCTGTATATTGGTGTGTTATTTTATATAGCATTTTTATTGGATGCTGTTGATGGGTGGTTAGCTAGAACAAAGGACTTAAAAACAGATTTCGGTAAGTATTTCGATCCTATTGTAGACTATATAGGTTTCCTAGCCTTGTATGTCATTAGCATTGAAATGGGAATTATCCCTGTATGGTTTGTTTTTCTAGCTCTGACCAGAGACTTTTTAGCAACATTTGCCAGACAGATATTAAATTTAAATAATATTGTGATTGAAGCCAATGTTATTGCTAAATTAAAAGCCGTATATATTGGTTATCCGTTGGTAGGACTTTATTGGTATAAAATTTATGGGTTTTCAAGTGAATGGTTGTTTATTGTTATTGGGTTACACATACTAATAGAAGGTCGAGTTTTTGGATATTCGGATCCTTTAGAAAATCGTTGGAATTCTATAATATTGTGTTTCGCGACTATTGCAGTAGTTACCTTAACTACATTAAGACCTGCAAGTGAGAGTCTTTCTGATCTGACTGTGTTATTCATACTTATAACTCAATCATTGATCTGGGTTTCTGGTATTAAATATTTATGGGATGCCAGAGAGTATATCATTAAATCATTTGAGTCAAACTAATCACGATCAATAGTTTTGATATTATGTCTAAAAACAGTTACAACTATGCTATAGTATAAATGAAAATCTAAGTAATTAGAGTTAGAATTAAATAGAATAATTAATGACTAATAATCAACAATCCCAATTCTTAGCCAAGTGGTCAAATAAATGGAACACTGAAATCGCAGAGGTTGAGAAAGAATATGATACTTTAGCTCAAGTGTATGAGGATAAAGTATTGAATTGGCAGTATGCTTGTCATCAGGTTGCTGCTGAACTGATGGCAAAATTTGTTGCTGTCGAGGGTAATATTTTGGATCTCGGATGTGGAACCGGACTTGCTGCACAAGCTCTTCGAGAACAAGGTTATCAAACCATAATTGGAGTTGACATTTCTGCTAAATCTTTGGACATCGCTAGGGAGAAACATATTTATACTGCTCTATATAAAGCAGATATACAGCAAGAACTGCCATTTCAAGATAATGAATTTGATGGAATCATTTCCACTGCTGTGCTTACTAATATGGAAACGTCAAATGTGTTGTATAAGTTTTGCCGATTAGTAAAACCGGGAGGATATCTGGTGTTTACAAACCGAGAGGATATCCACTATCAAAAAAAATTCGACGTTACCTTGCAACAGATGGAGTCAGAAGGCATTTTAAAACAAGCCTATCTTTCGCCACCACAACCCTATCTTCCCAATAATCATGATTATGCAGAGAAGATCAAAGTTCTTTATTGTGCTTATCAGGTGTGCATTTGATGTTTCTCCGGGCTGTTGGCGAAGCTTGCGCCTTAGCTCATAGCACCGGAGATTCTAAAAGGTCGTTAATTCACGTCCTTCTAGGAATTCAAACATGGAGGCTCTCAACTGTGTTTCTTGTAGGCATAAACAAAGGTTGTTTGCCCCAATTTTTGGCGCAAACTTTCCCGTTGCTCAAGATAGTGAACGATGCTTCCATCCTTGTTCATATTCCGCACTCGCTCCAATGCTTGTTCTAATTCCGCTTGCCTCACCAAAGACCAAGTAGAATCACCATTCCGATAGGTTTGCTTGAGCGGGCCTTCTGGGTCAAGGTAATTGTCACCTTGCATAACAGCATGAATTGGGACAACAATGCCCCCAAAGCAAAAGCCAGCTTGATCCAATTTCTCAGTAATGGATGCTATTGGTGGCATACGTTTAGCGATTCTCGATACCGCGTCTGGAATCAGATCGGCCCACCAAAATCCATCATAAATCTGTGGATGAGAGCTGGTGTTACACACAAACACGCCTTGGGGACGCAGCACTCGATACGCTTGCTCAAACACCTGGTTCAGTTCAGGAAAATTTTCCTGAGCTGCGTCCTCCGAACCCAAGTGATGGAGAACCTGGTTACACATTATCCCATCAAAGGTCTCATTCTCATAGGGAAGATCGAGAAGACTGCCTTGATCTAAGTGAATATTGGGGTGATTGCGGAACTTTTCTGTTGCTTGCGCCAACATTCCCCCATTGAATTCTAGACCCCACAGGCTATTGACTTTGCTCTTCAAGGCTTGGATATAGTTTCCAGTACCACACCCACCATCCAAGATCACCTGCTCTGGCAAAGGACGAGGGGTAGTCGCAAAGCAACCCAATAAAATCTCAACCCCGATTGGGATACGAGTCGTGTCGTAGCTTTTGGATGTATCCTGATAGTTTTCATACTCTTTAATCATGGCTTTGCTTTTACAATTTTCGGTGCCATATAGATGTTATATGTACTAAAAATACCACACTGATGTATACCATATATATGGTTTTAAGAGCTATTTCAAGGCGTAAAATATTGCAGAACAACTGGTACAAAATCTGGAATCGCAGACAGGTAGATGGGATAGAACAGCCAACTTTGCTCTTGTTGCTGGTTGCCAATGGCTATGATACCCAATTCTCAGGTGTCCAGGAATCAGCCTGGATGGCTTATGTGCAGCATATCGCGGATCAGCTCAATATCACTTCCAAGGATTCATTGTTGGACCTCGGGTGCGGCGCGGGTACTTTTCTCTATCCGTTTTACCAACAAGGGAATCCAGTCGCGGGAATTGACTACTCAGCTAACTTGGTCAAGATTGCCCTAGCAGCTATGCCCCAAGCCACGATCAGCGTAGGAGAAGCAATTGATCTGCCAAGGGATCGTCAATTTGATGTTGTGCTGTCAGGAGGGGTATTTCATTATTTCCCAACCTATGACTATGCAGCAGAGGTACTTCGGGGCATGGTTCAAATCGCCCAGAAAAGTATCGGCATTCTTGATGTTCCTGATCTGTCTAAGCAAGAATCGGCAATCAGTGCTCGCAAAGCAGGTATGGGAGATGCAGAATACGAGGAAAAATATCGGGGACTCGATCATTTATACTACACTAAGGACTGGTTCCAGCAAGTTCTGGCAACTGAGTCGGTTCAGGTAACGATGGAAGATCAGTGCCTGCAAGGCTACGACAATAGCAAATACCGTTTCAATGTCTTGATCCATAAACACTAATGAAAGTAGAAACAGCTGTTATTCTAGCTGCTGGCATGGGCATTAGACTGCAGGAACTAGGGCAATCGGCTCCTAAAGGGTTCCTCCAGTTGGGAGAGCAACCCATTATTGAGGAATCGATAGAGCGCCTGACTGCCTGCGGTATGCAGCGCATCATCATTGTCACTGGTCATTTATCCGACTTTTATGAGCGTCTGCAGCAACGTTTTAATGATCAGATATTGACGATTCATAACCCACACTATGCCGAATCAGGTAGCATGTATTCCCTCTATTGTGCCCGTGAGCTGATTGAGGGTGATTTTCTGTTGTTGGAATCAGATCTGATTTACGAACAGCGTGCTTTGACAGCAGTCTTGAACTTTCCTAAAGACAATGTGGTCTTGCTATCTGGCCAAACCAATGCTGGCGATGAAGTCTATGTGGAAACCTCCGGTGAGACAATCGTTGCGATGTCTAAAAATAAGGCTGAACTGGGGAGTCAAATTGCCGGTGAATTGGTCGGTATTTCCAAAATATCCCAGCCTTTGTTTCAAAGGATGTTGGCGCAAGCCAGCCTAAGATTTAAAACAAGCCTCAAGCTGAATTATGAAACTGATGGGCTGATAGCAGCGGCAAAATCCTATCCAGTTTACTATAGGGTGATTAGGGATCTACTCTGGACAGAAATTGATGACCGATGCCAGCTTGCCAGAGCTAGAGAGCAAATCTATCCAGCAATTCTCCAGAAAGATGCTCACTGACGTAATGGGACTTATACAGATATCAAGCCCAATTGACACTCCCCGGTCATTAGACGCGGGGATTCTTGCTTCAACGAGCCAACTTGCTCAACCAGACCGGAGTCAAGAAGAGTAGAGGTTGATTCTCCGCAAGTGTTCAGATCTTTTAAGATCCAGGTTCCGGTGTGCCCCACCGTACCCAAGGCTCGTTTAAGGATGTTGATCGCGGCATTGTGGTCTCTATCTAACTGGCAACCGCACTTACAGGTATGGGTTCTAGTTGATAGGGATTTTTTAACTTCCTCGCCACAGTCAGAGCAGTTTTGGCTGGTATAGGCAGGATTCACTGCGACTGTTACCTTTCCAAACTTGGTGCCAAAGTGCTCCATCCATTTCCGAAACTGATGCCAACCTGCATCATTAATAGACTTGGCAAGACAGTGATTTTTTACAAGATTCCTGACCCTTAAGTCTTCGTAGGCGACCAGATCGTTAGATCGGATTACGCAACGTGCCAGTCTCTTGGCATGTTCTTCACGTTGCCTACTTATTTTAAGGTGCTGCCTACCCAGTCTATTAACCGCTTTTTTACGGTTGGATGAGCCTTTCTTCTTTCGAGAAACTCGACGCTGGTAAAACTTGAGACGTTTTTCTCCCGTTCTGTAAAAGCGGGGGTTTGACTCGGTTTTTCCAGCGGAATCAGTGTAGAAATCTTTCACTCCGACATCTAACCCAATGGCTGTCCCAGTTGGCTCTAGTTCTTCTTTGATGTCAACCGAGACACAAAACTGGACATAGTAACCATCAGCCCGACGGACTATCCGGACTCGCTTTATTAGCTTTTTGTCAAAACGCCACAAGTCCCATGTACCCTTGAGTTTAAGCTTCCCGATCCCTTTTTTGTCGGTGAACGTGATTGACTTTTTGTCAGGGGACAACTTCCATCCTGACTGCTTATACTCAACCGACCTACAGTTTTTCTGGAACTTGGGGAAACCTTTCTTTCCGGGTACTTTTTTCTTGCAGTTATCAAAGAAGCGGACGATTGATGACCATGATCTCTCAGCACTAGATTGCCGAGCGGTAGAGTTCAACTCATTGGCAAAAGGGAAGTTTTTAGCTAGTACGGCGCTGTATTTGTTGAGGTCAAACTTGTTGACCCCCTTATTGTCCATCCAGTACCTTAGACAGCTATTGCGGATGAATTGGACTGTCCGTATAGCCTCATTAATGGCGGAGTATTGATGTCTTTTTCCTTTTGCCTTGAACTCTAAAATGATCATCAGTTTCTTAAAGTTACCGTAAGAATAGTGGAGCCAATTAACAACAGTTTTAACCAAAGGTGCGCTTGACCCGTAATTAAATTCGCCACGGGTCGCACCTCTTTTCGCATAGCCGACCAACCATAAAGGCGACCCTATTCTAAGGTTTCGTCTGGGACCTCAACTTTTCTCTATTTTATTCTACAACATCCAGACTAAGATTCCGGAAATCCCCAAAATATTTTTCTCACGGCGGCTAAAGCCGCTGTGCGCCTTCATCCCCGGTTTAAAAACGCGGGGTTTTCGGCGGTTAGATTTTTATAAAGCCCAAAGCAGCTTTGTAAGCGAAGAATAGGTCCCGATTTTGAGTCAGCCACTCCACAAAACGGAAAGACATCGCTGCTCCGTTACGCCTGTAATATGCCTCTAATATCATGTCAAAGCAAGGGGGCAAGGGGTGCGGGAGTTGTTTGTTTCATTCCTCAAGTCTTAACGTGAAATGTCGGGCATAACTGTATTATACCTTTATTGACTCTCGATTTTGGTTTAAGTACCGTTACTTCATTTGGGGCAGAGTTCAAGGTTTCTGAGCAGATGCAACTATGGCTGACATAGGCAGAAGCAGTCGATTATTTTGCCTATAGCTTGCAGTGTCCTGGTGAATCGCTGCCCGTATATTGTCAAGGGATTTACTAGTTTGAGCTCGGAGTATACCACCTGTTCTGGCGGTGCCTTTATAAAAAGCATCAAAAAGTTCATCGGCACTGGTAAGTTCCCAGAGTAGGGGAATTTCCTGCACAGAAGGATTCTTAAATCCTAAATTTTGCAAACACTTGAAGCAATAATCCGGTTCACTAAACAGAAAAAATGGTGGTCCTTCTGGAAGAGTAACCTCTGAATTTTTATAGGTTTCGATTGCCTTATTCATAATCTTAAACGCTACCGATTTTTCGGGCTTGCTCCACACAGTAAACCCAAACCTGGCCTGGCTACGAATTACTCGAAATGCTTCGCCCAATGCTTTTTCTGGTTCAGCTAAATGCAAAATTCCAAAGTTCATTACGGCTGCTTGATATCGAGATTCGGCAAATGGTAATGATTCCGCTTCCCCCTGACAAAATTCGATCTGGGGATTCAGTTGCCGTGCTTTGGCAACCATAGCGTCTGATAAATCTACCCCCGTTACCTTACATCCTCGCTTGTGGGCCTGGGCAGCCACATAGCCAGGACCAGTGGCAATATCAAGTAATTCCATATCCCTTGCGGCATTTACACTATCAAGCAAAGACTCGATAGTTTGGCTAGTCAGAGATGAAAAAGATGAATGATATTGGTCTACTGACTGTTGCCATCCACAATATTCAAATTGTCTAAATTCTTTGGGATTATTGGTGGGTACTGTCATCGTCAAAAAAGGGTTATTCCTTACAAAGCTATGCTAAGTGTTCATAAATTTGACCGGCTAAGCTGTTGTGAATTTAAATTGCACAACAGCTTAGTTTTGAGAATCAAGGCTTTATTGATGCTTGGGCTTACCGTGGCAGCACACTAACCCCTATTTACGCTGCCACAGGCAACTAATATAGCACTACGCATTAAGGTTAGGACATTGATAAAAGCTGAAAAAGTGCGACCCGTGGCGAATTAAATTCTTAATGCGGAAAGCGCACCTTTGCCTCTTGCCTCTTGCCTCTTGGCCTTGCGCGTAGCGCTATACCACCCATAGCTATTGCCAATACCCCAAACAGGGAACTGGGTTCCGGAACAGTTTTCAGCTCAGCAATTACACTAATATTAGGATCTAATCTTGCCCCTGTATCGAATACAAACTCAAAAGCCCCGGCATTATCTAGAACATTAGCGCGCAAGAACAAAGCACTCCAACGGGCAATGGTTTCAATCGCTTCATCCTGAGCTAGAGTGGGATTGCTAAAATCCGGTCGCGCACCAGAGGGATTATTAACATTAGTAATACTAAAGTGATTGGCACCTGCAACGGTAATCAATGCCTTGGGAGGATCTTGGATTAACTCAAAAGTAGCCAAAGCTTCTTCAGGGGTTATCCGAGCATCGAGACTTCCCTGAACTAAGGCCACAGGAATGCCATCATTTGCCGTAGGAATAAATTCCATTAAGAAGGGATCGAATCGATTCGTACCGTAGAAAGCACCGGCCATAAGTGCTTCTGGACGATTAAAATCATCCAAACAGAGGGGAAAAATACAGGAATCTTCAATCGCGGTTAAACCGACTACCCCCCCTTGGGAATGACCAAGTAAACCAAGCTTTTCGGTATCTACAATGCCCGCAAGCTGGGAATTATAATTCTCGCTTTCTGTAATGATAAAGTCGAAAATCGAGTTAATTTGCGAAGCTTCGGGAAGCAATCCTTCAAAATTAAACTGGGGTAGAGATACCCTATTGTTAGGGACAACAACTACAAAGCCGTAGCTAGCAACCTGAGTCGCAAAACTAGAGTAGAAGGATTTGTCTACCAATCCCCCTGGCAAGAGGATGGTAGTGGGAAATAATTCGTTGCTAGTCCTAGATACAACGGGAAAGTAAATGTCTGCTGGATTGCCATTGGTGGTAATGGTAGTACTGAAGCTATCAACTTCCGAAAAAATTGCTCCATCACTGAAAGTGGCAGCAGTGGCTATTTCTGCAGTTCCAAGACTCATAAAAATAGCACTACAGAGGCTCAGGGAGTATTTTATTCGATAAGAGTAAAAATTCATCAATTTTGCGGTTTAATTGCTAAAATTATCCCAAAAAACCCCTAAGTTAGCACATTTGACGGGCAGATTCTAGTCCTAGCACCCTACAGGGAGAAGCTGTAATATCATGTCGGGATATTACCCTTAATAAAAATTTCCCCCATCTCCCCATCTCCCCATCTCCCCATCTCCCCATCTCCCCACAATCCCCATCCCCCAAGACTCATGACTTGATTAGTTTTCCGCAATTCTCAGCTCATCAATGTTCCATAACGGTCCCCCTAAGCTAGAAAATTTGATATTCTCGATGCGATCGCGTACTGCCTGAAAGTCTAGTGAATTGACCAGGAAAAACACGGGCAACTCCTCGGCAACGATTTCCTGGAATTGACCATAAATGGCTTTGCGTTTGCTCTGATCAAGTTCTTTTATCCCAGCATTGAACAGACGGTCAATCTCTTGCTCCCAGTCAGACACTTCCCACCCTTCCAGTGGTGGTTGTCCGGGTTGAGGACCTTGATTAAATTGATGAAACGATCCTCCACTATACCAGAAAACAAATATACTGTGAGGCTCACTCACTCCTGCTCCAAAGGCACCCACATAACACTCCCAATCTCGAGTCGATAGGAGCTTTCTGAGCACAAGGTTGAAGCTGAGTACCTGCAAATCTGCTTCTATCCCAATTTGGCTCAAGTCTTGTTTAATCTGAACTGCTGCGTCTACTCGGGATTTATCGTCTGATTTCACCAGCATAGTGAATTGTACCCGGTTGCCATCCCAATCCAGCAGCTGATTTTGGGAGTTATACCTGAAACCAGCGTCTAATAGTAATTGTTTTGCCTTCTGGGGTTGATAGTTGTAGACTTTTAACCCTTCTTCTGGGGACAGGTAATAGGGACTTTGGACAGCAATGGGGGAATGTTGTACTTCACCCAGTCCTCGATAAATATTAGTTTTCATCTTTTCCCGGTCAATAGCATAGGCTACCGCTTGTCGAAAGGCCAAGGTATTGAACCAACGGGACTTGATTGGGTCTACGAAAGGCTTTCCCTGAGCATTGCGAGCTTTGTTGAGATTAAAACCGACAAACCTAATGCTAGGCATCGGTCCGCCATTGTAAATGGTGTATTTGCCCCGTTTTTCCTCTCGTTTGAGTAACCCAAATGCCTCGGGATTTACTCTGAGGCTATCCAACTCCCCAGAGCGAAATCTGAGTAACTGGTTATCAGAGGATGGGATAACTTGTAAGACAATCCGTTGAATGTAGGGCTGGGGATTTCCTTGAGCATCAGCACGCCAGTAATAAGGGTTGCGTTGTAGGATGACTCGCTCAGCAGGGGTATACTTTTGTAGTCGATAGGGACCATTGCTAACAATGTCTTGGGGATTGGTGTTAGTGCCCCAAGTTGAAAGAAACTGGGG
Coding sequences within it:
- a CDS encoding alpha/beta hydrolase is translated as MNFYSYRIKYSLSLCSAIFMSLGTAEIATAATFSDGAIFSEVDSFSTTITTNGNPADIYFPVVSRTSNELFPTTILLPGGLVDKSFYSSFATQVASYGFVVVVPNNRVSLPQFNFEGLLPEASQINSIFDFIITESENYNSQLAGIVDTEKLGLLGHSQGGVVGLTAIEDSCIFPLCLDDFNRPEALMAGAFYGTNRFDPFLMEFIPTANDGIPVALVQGSLDARITPEEALATFELIQDPPKALITVAGANHFSITNVNNPSGARPDFSNPTLAQDEAIETIARWSALFLRANVLDNAGAFEFVFDTGARLDPNISVIAELKTVPEPSSLFGVLAIAMGGIALRARPRGKRQEAKVRFPH
- a CDS encoding ABC transporter substrate-binding protein, giving the protein MTLTGCHPNQFKTQPAQVSQLVLATPSDPATFNTIVNTSPFGVFGYIYEGLLSENGMTGELEPALAESWDISSDRQQITFTLRDGLKWSDGAPLTVDDVIFTYQELYLNPKIPTVSRDFLQIGSTGKYPSVRKLDQRRVEFTLPEPFAPFVRSAGTLAILPAHALQESVQATDGNGNPQFLSTWGTNTNPQDIVSNGPYRLQKYTPAERVILQRNPYYWRADAQGNPQPYIQRIVLQVIPSSDNQLLRFRSGELDSLRVNPEAFGLLKREEKRGKYTIYNGGPMPSIRFVGFNLNKARNAQGKPFVDPIKSRWFNTLAFRQAVAYAIDREKMKTNIYRGLGEVQHSPIAVQSPYYLSPEEGLKVYNYQPQKAKQLLLDAGFRYNSQNQLLDWDGNRVQFTMLVKSDDKSRVDAAVQIKQDLSQIGIEADLQVLSFNLVLRKLLSTRDWECYVGAFGAGVSEPHSIFVFWYSGGSFHQFNQGPQPGQPPLEGWEVSDWEQEIDRLFNAGIKELDQSKRKAIYGQFQEIVAEELPVFFLVNSLDFQAVRDRIENIKFSSLGGPLWNIDELRIAEN
- a CDS encoding transposase, which encodes MIILEFKAKGKRHQYSAINEAIRTVQFIRNSCLRYWMDNKGVNKFDLNKYSAVLAKNFPFANELNSTARQSSAERSWSSIVRFFDNCKKKVPGKKGFPKFQKNCRSVEYKQSGWKLSPDKKSITFTDKKGIGKLKLKGTWDLWRFDKKLIKRVRIVRRADGYYVQFCVSVDIKEELEPTGTAIGLDVGVKDFYTDSAGKTESNPRFYRTGEKRLKFYQRRVSRKKKGSSNRKKAVNRLGRQHLKISRQREEHAKRLARCVIRSNDLVAYEDLRVRNLVKNHCLAKSINDAGWHQFRKWMEHFGTKFGKVTVAVNPAYTSQNCSDCGEEVKKSLSTRTHTCKCGCQLDRDHNAAINILKRALGTVGHTGTWILKDLNTCGESTSTLLDSGLVEQVGSLKQESPRLMTGECQLGLISV
- a CDS encoding class I SAM-dependent methyltransferase yields the protein MTNNQQSQFLAKWSNKWNTEIAEVEKEYDTLAQVYEDKVLNWQYACHQVAAELMAKFVAVEGNILDLGCGTGLAAQALREQGYQTIIGVDISAKSLDIAREKHIYTALYKADIQQELPFQDNEFDGIISTAVLTNMETSNVLYKFCRLVKPGGYLVFTNREDIHYQKKFDVTLQQMESEGILKQAYLSPPQPYLPNNHDYAEKIKVLYCAYQVCI
- a CDS encoding CDP-alcohol phosphatidyltransferase family protein, whose translation is MIKPNHITLFRLILIFIAFVSWYLVPPQDYLYIGVLFYIAFLLDAVDGWLARTKDLKTDFGKYFDPIVDYIGFLALYVISIEMGIIPVWFVFLALTRDFLATFARQILNLNNIVIEANVIAKLKAVYIGYPLVGLYWYKIYGFSSEWLFIVIGLHILIEGRVFGYSDPLENRWNSIILCFATIAVVTLTTLRPASESLSDLTVLFILITQSLIWVSGIKYLWDAREYIIKSFESN
- a CDS encoding class I SAM-dependent methyltransferase; the protein is MTVPTNNPKEFRQFEYCGWQQSVDQYHSSFSSLTSQTIESLLDSVNAARDMELLDIATGPGYVAAQAHKRGCKVTGVDLSDAMVAKARQLNPQIEFCQGEAESLPFAESRYQAAVMNFGILHLAEPEKALGEAFRVIRSQARFGFTVWSKPEKSVAFKIMNKAIETYKNSEVTLPEGPPFFLFSEPDYCFKCLQNLGFKNPSVQEIPLLWELTSADELFDAFYKGTARTGGILRAQTSKSLDNIRAAIHQDTASYRQNNRLLLPMSAIVASAQKP
- a CDS encoding class I SAM-dependent methyltransferase, translating into MIKEYENYQDTSKSYDTTRIPIGVEILLGCFATTPRPLPEQVILDGGCGTGNYIQALKSKVNSLWGLEFNGGMLAQATEKFRNHPNIHLDQGSLLDLPYENETFDGIMCNQVLHHLGSEDAAQENFPELNQVFEQAYRVLRPQGVFVCNTSSHPQIYDGFWWADLIPDAVSRIAKRMPPIASITEKLDQAGFCFGGIVVPIHAVMQGDNYLDPEGPLKQTYRNGDSTWSLVRQAELEQALERVRNMNKDGSIVHYLEQRESLRQKLGQTTFVYAYKKHS
- a CDS encoding class I SAM-dependent methyltransferase, encoding MQNNWYKIWNRRQVDGIEQPTLLLLLVANGYDTQFSGVQESAWMAYVQHIADQLNITSKDSLLDLGCGAGTFLYPFYQQGNPVAGIDYSANLVKIALAAMPQATISVGEAIDLPRDRQFDVVLSGGVFHYFPTYDYAAEVLRGMVQIAQKSIGILDVPDLSKQESAISARKAGMGDAEYEEKYRGLDHLYYTKDWFQQVLATESVQVTMEDQCLQGYDNSKYRFNVLIHKH
- a CDS encoding phosphocholine cytidylyltransferase family protein, giving the protein MKVETAVILAAGMGIRLQELGQSAPKGFLQLGEQPIIEESIERLTACGMQRIIIVTGHLSDFYERLQQRFNDQILTIHNPHYAESGSMYSLYCARELIEGDFLLLESDLIYEQRALTAVLNFPKDNVVLLSGQTNAGDEVYVETSGETIVAMSKNKAELGSQIAGELVGISKISQPLFQRMLAQASLRFKTSLKLNYETDGLIAAAKSYPVYYRVIRDLLWTEIDDRCQLARAREQIYPAILQKDAH
- a CDS encoding iron-containing alcohol dehydrogenase, which translates into the protein MKSTLHISKNSIDQCIEKIIINEKIDGSVIGPSVYSMNCFAPIYEHVNKNKLPIIVPKFPLIYSNIDKLKFTTSGQRFLVFGGGSLIDFVKVCAKRDEIYLTVLLSSISNDGFSSNFSSLKPDEKSYNQSYPSKAPQSVYACLPLLTKHMPHKFWVSALGELLSKLNVLEDLKVDNKVKEFDQTPFYQIERFIKKYTKRNENSLIEIIKQLYSFSLLMKNDSSWCSRSEHEFEKLYADSKMSHGQLVLMGALVAMKIRCIYKLPDLYERLLYYCRKLEISLELKQGFDTIIESNTYKRMKKLSSVRPERFGLWNLVDSTTVDWKMIIKQIIKEL